In the Ferviditalea candida genome, one interval contains:
- the cas5c gene encoding type I-C CRISPR-associated protein Cas5c, protein MGYGIRLRVWGEYACFTRPEMKVERVSYDVMTPSAARGILEAIHWKPAIRWVVDRIHVVNPIRFENIRRNEVESKASMKKVIYAAEDRQQRAALVLRNVEYVIEAHFEMMDRRGDEDTPEKHYNIFLRRARQGQCFHRPYFGTREFPVHFELLEDHSNQSDEVKTAHRGTVDLGYMLLDQTYRLNGKGELKEAIPHFFRAKMVDGVIDIPALKEVKG, encoded by the coding sequence TGGAAAGGGTCAGCTATGATGTGATGACGCCGTCTGCGGCACGCGGTATTCTCGAAGCCATTCATTGGAAACCGGCGATTCGCTGGGTGGTGGATCGCATTCACGTCGTCAATCCGATCCGTTTTGAGAATATTCGCAGGAACGAGGTAGAATCTAAAGCTTCAATGAAAAAAGTCATTTATGCGGCAGAGGATCGGCAACAACGCGCTGCTTTAGTGTTAAGAAATGTGGAATATGTAATCGAAGCACATTTTGAGATGATGGATCGGCGTGGAGATGAGGATACACCGGAGAAACATTACAATATCTTTTTGCGACGCGCCCGCCAGGGGCAATGCTTTCACCGTCCGTACTTCGGAACCAGGGAATTCCCCGTGCATTTTGAATTGCTTGAGGATCACTCGAATCAGAGCGACGAAGTAAAGACGGCCCATCGCGGGACTGTCGATCTCGGCTATATGCTGCTCGATCAAACGTATAGATTGAACGGGAAAGGTGAGTTGAAAGAGGCTATTCCGCATTTTTTCCGCGCTAAAATGGTAGACGGGGTCATTGATATCCCCGCTTTGAAGGAGGTGAAAGGATGA
- the cas8c gene encoding type I-C CRISPR-associated protein Cas8c/Csd1, which yields MILQALNAYYDLLLEREGDRLPREEYSSADVSFEVQLSDKGTVASILPYVNDKGKSIKRTFIVPKQPKRAGSGINPYFLCDKAEYLFGSALSMREACRKGSIDLCNAVLEFASVESPEIISFKRFLGYSDQELAEQLGKFMSPDLHKALSSGGLCVIKFAPTGKFFHDDRKIQQAWERYYGSTTDEESSGQEQTCLITGENMSVNKIARLHPNIKNLVGAQTAGAAIVSFNIPSFCSYGRDQSYNAPTSQKAADAYGYVLNKFLADPDHYVRMNDTTVVFWAETTSEKEQELLSSLFQDFSDEDGSKIADEESIRMRVKSAVIRIRQGQAFKETFQDLDADVKFYLLGLSPNAARIAVRFWYTGTLGEIGERVWRHYEDLSIAGLERSPTIKELLREIAVGHEWKNIPPNMEGQMLRSILLGLPYSRAVFAQLMNRIRSESDDPRKGLYKIGAVRAAMIKAYLLRQYRSRNHALEGEITMGLNEQSTSVPYHLGRLFACLEKAQISALGQNINATIRDRYWGAASSTPANVFPRLLSLSQHHIAKDEKWGRSNDHRIQEVMNSLPGQFPRRLSLEEQGMFALGYYHQRQDFYTSNNNNLNEKREQE from the coding sequence ATGATCTTGCAAGCGCTGAATGCGTATTATGATTTGTTGTTGGAGCGGGAAGGCGATCGACTTCCGAGGGAGGAGTATTCCTCTGCGGATGTATCGTTCGAGGTGCAACTGAGCGACAAGGGGACGGTTGCTTCCATCCTCCCATACGTTAATGACAAAGGGAAGAGCATAAAACGAACCTTTATTGTTCCCAAGCAGCCCAAACGTGCAGGTTCAGGAATTAATCCTTACTTTTTGTGCGATAAAGCTGAATATTTGTTCGGGTCGGCGTTGTCCATGCGGGAAGCTTGCAGAAAAGGGAGCATCGACTTGTGCAATGCGGTGTTGGAGTTTGCATCGGTTGAATCACCGGAGATTATTTCGTTTAAACGTTTTCTCGGATACAGCGATCAAGAACTTGCGGAACAATTAGGAAAATTCATGAGCCCGGATCTTCACAAGGCATTGTCCTCAGGAGGATTATGCGTTATCAAGTTTGCCCCGACCGGCAAGTTTTTTCACGATGATCGCAAAATCCAGCAAGCTTGGGAACGATATTATGGCAGTACAACGGACGAGGAATCGTCGGGACAGGAACAGACATGCCTGATTACAGGGGAAAATATGTCAGTAAATAAAATTGCCAGACTGCACCCGAATATAAAGAATCTGGTGGGTGCACAGACAGCAGGGGCGGCGATCGTATCTTTCAATATTCCTTCTTTTTGTTCATATGGCCGGGATCAATCCTACAACGCGCCCACTTCGCAAAAAGCGGCCGATGCATATGGATACGTGTTGAACAAATTTTTGGCCGATCCCGATCATTATGTCCGCATGAATGATACGACTGTTGTTTTTTGGGCCGAAACAACATCAGAAAAGGAACAGGAGCTCTTATCCAGCTTATTTCAAGACTTTTCCGATGAAGATGGCAGTAAAATCGCGGATGAGGAAAGTATTCGCATGCGGGTAAAAAGCGCTGTTATTCGCATCAGACAGGGACAAGCTTTCAAAGAAACTTTCCAGGATCTTGATGCGGACGTGAAATTTTATCTGCTTGGACTGTCTCCCAACGCGGCGCGAATAGCCGTTCGATTCTGGTATACCGGGACATTGGGGGAGATTGGAGAGCGCGTATGGAGGCATTATGAGGACTTATCGATTGCCGGATTGGAGCGGAGTCCCACAATTAAAGAGCTATTGCGGGAAATTGCGGTCGGCCATGAATGGAAGAACATTCCTCCGAATATGGAAGGTCAGATGCTCCGATCCATCTTATTAGGTTTGCCGTATTCTCGGGCGGTGTTCGCTCAGTTGATGAACCGGATACGCTCGGAATCCGACGATCCGCGGAAAGGATTGTACAAGATAGGCGCAGTCCGAGCAGCCATGATCAAAGCGTATTTGCTTCGTCAATACCGATCAAGAAATCATGCATTGGAAGGAGAAATCACAATGGGACTGAATGAACAGTCGACGAGTGTTCCTTACCACTTAGGGAGGTTGTTCGCTTGTTTGGAGAAAGCTCAAATCAGCGCATTAGGGCAAAACATTAACGCAACTATACGCGACCGATACTGGGGAGCGGCTTCGTCCACGCCGGCCAATGTATTTCCCCGCTTGCTGAGCTTATCCCAACATCATATCGCCAAGGATGAAAAGTGGGGGAGAAGCAATGATCATCGTATCCAGGAGGTAATGAATTCACTTCCGGGGCAATTCCCCAGGCGGTTGTCTCTGGAAGAGCAAGGCATGTTTGCATTGGGTTATTATCATCAAAGACAAGACTTCTATACAAGTAATAACAACAATTTAAATGAAAAGAGG